The following proteins are co-located in the Oceanimonas sp. GK1 genome:
- the nrfD gene encoding NrfD/PsrC family molybdoenzyme membrane anchor subunit — protein MIELLTTHAEAPWLPWAVQYFFFIGIAACAALLLPLAMNASSAWHPWRDRLALVLGISALVGPMALLADLHQPARFWHFYTQLTPSSWMWLGALILPVFVTLSLVVTFSLLRTHLEFKQLWINRWLNLPLWPQGRVLTALAWLCALSALGILLYTGMEIMVVRSRALWHTAWLPVNLLLTAQLALTGLLMLLECLFPRQQNAALLRRTLIAVLVALTVTVLLWAITGQWQQGDSWREAQRLFAHFPFWRHLMLLSVAGGMVLWWLATLRLHSPLSSFDLLPAGLAMLCAWGFRWVVLMNVQTVPKYGAGLYHLDPQLLSSAGVIVAGTLGLWLALAGAVWALLDNSGVRHG, from the coding sequence ATGATTGAATTGTTAACCACCCATGCCGAAGCGCCCTGGCTGCCCTGGGCCGTGCAGTACTTCTTTTTTATTGGCATTGCCGCCTGTGCCGCCCTGCTGCTGCCGCTGGCCATGAACGCCAGCAGCGCCTGGCATCCCTGGCGCGACCGGCTGGCACTGGTGCTGGGCATCAGCGCGCTGGTGGGGCCCATGGCACTGCTGGCGGATCTGCACCAGCCCGCCCGCTTCTGGCACTTTTACACGCAACTGACTCCCAGCTCCTGGATGTGGCTGGGTGCGCTGATTTTGCCGGTTTTTGTGACCCTGTCACTGGTGGTCACCTTCAGCCTGCTGCGCACGCATCTCGAGTTTAAACAGCTCTGGATCAACCGCTGGCTGAACCTGCCGCTCTGGCCACAAGGACGAGTGCTGACCGCACTGGCCTGGCTGTGCGCACTGTCGGCACTGGGCATTCTGCTCTATACCGGCATGGAGATCATGGTGGTACGTTCCCGGGCGCTGTGGCATACCGCCTGGCTGCCAGTCAACCTGCTGCTGACCGCCCAGCTCGCCCTCACCGGCCTGCTGATGCTGCTGGAATGCCTGTTCCCGCGCCAGCAAAACGCCGCCCTGCTGCGCCGGACTCTGATCGCCGTGCTGGTGGCGCTGACCGTAACCGTATTGCTGTGGGCCATCACCGGACAGTGGCAACAGGGTGATTCCTGGCGAGAAGCGCAGCGGCTGTTTGCCCATTTTCCGTTCTGGCGGCATCTGATGCTGCTGTCGGTGGCCGGCGGCATGGTGCTCTGGTGGCTTGCCACGCTTCGCCTGCACAGTCCGCTTTCTTCCTTTGATCTGCTGCCCGCGGGCCTGGCCATGCTGTGCGCCTGGGGCTTTCGCTGGGTGGTGCTGATGAACGTGCAGACAGTGCCCAAATACGGGGCCGGTTTGTATCACCTCGATCCTCAACTGCTTTCTTCCGCCGGCGTGATTGT
- the dsrO gene encoding sulfate reduction electron transfer complex DsrMKJOP subunit DsrO encodes MDASKRQFLKNLTGLTAGASLIPIAQVDATPAAGNKRYGMVIDLRQCIGCQACTVSCSMENLPPVGQFRTTVQQYEVQVENRDTPTQVMLPRLCNHCANPPCIPVCPTQATYQRDDGIVVLDNQQCVGCAYCVQACPYDARFINHDTQTADKCTFCVHRLEVGLLPACVESCVGGARVIGDLNNPHSQARRLMAEHAVDIKVLKPEQGTSPQVYYIGLGDEFLERIDGQPGLWSPSHA; translated from the coding sequence ATGGACGCCAGCAAACGACAGTTTCTTAAAAATCTAACCGGCCTGACCGCCGGTGCCAGTCTGATCCCGATTGCCCAGGTGGACGCCACCCCGGCCGCCGGCAACAAGCGCTATGGCATGGTCATTGACCTGCGCCAATGCATTGGCTGCCAGGCCTGTACCGTCAGTTGCAGTATGGAAAATCTGCCGCCGGTGGGCCAGTTTCGTACCACGGTACAGCAATACGAGGTACAGGTCGAAAACCGCGATACCCCCACTCAGGTGATGCTGCCCAGGCTCTGCAATCACTGCGCCAATCCGCCCTGCATTCCGGTGTGCCCCACGCAGGCCACCTATCAGCGCGACGACGGCATCGTGGTGCTGGACAACCAGCAGTGCGTGGGCTGCGCCTACTGCGTGCAGGCCTGCCCCTACGACGCCCGCTTTATCAACCACGATACCCAGACCGCCGACAAATGCACCTTTTGCGTGCACCGGCTGGAAGTGGGCCTGCTGCCCGCCTGTGTGGAGTCCTGCGTGGGCGGTGCCCGGGTGATTGGCGACCTGAACAACCCTCACAGCCAGGCCCGCCGGCTGATGGCCGAGCACGCCGTTGACATCAAGGTGCTCAAGCCCGAGCAGGGCACCAGCCCGCAGGTGTATTACATCGGCCTCGGCGACGAGTTTCTGGAACGCATCGACGGTCAGCCGGGGCTCTGGTCCCCATCTCACGCCTGA
- a CDS encoding PhnD/SsuA/transferrin family substrate-binding protein, with product MLLPVLAQAADYQIGFLAYRGEARARTEWQPVLDDLNRALPAHRFDGVFLTQQQLNQQLAEGRLDFVVTNPAHYVLSRHQGLNWLASWLDPRFGSARESVAGTLLVRADSGLTASHQLSGRRVGAVHEQAFGGYLLVAEQLRRRGVALASVDLQFRGYPVDALIYLLRDGALDAAMVPACTLEQMTEEGLVNPADFRALLVQADTPCVRSTPLYPGWSFAAVDSRDETLLRDITQALLAMKQQDRPLWGAPIRLDEVEQLLRNWQPDAGEAPTWQMLRRVLLGYWQWLAGLMLVLLVIALHHVRVTRLLLRRTDERDRLHGLIQSREQELARARQATLLGEMATGLAHELNQPLSAIQAYAQAGELMTSEQSSREVFNHIVGETERGADIIRRFRQWASQPLPGPEAFAPQALCRELAERLTPRANAAGVRLDVRTDQGTLLSVQPAVEQILSNLLGNSLDAFERRQRGGHVLLCAVQEEDGWRLTVEDDAGGVSPVVIEALGHTLPASRIHGMGIGLLVSYRLARRLGGKLTLANVDEGTRSELFLPKEH from the coding sequence ATGTTGCTGCCGGTGCTCGCCCAGGCGGCGGATTACCAGATCGGCTTTCTGGCCTACCGGGGCGAAGCCCGGGCCCGCACCGAATGGCAGCCGGTACTGGATGACTTGAACCGGGCGCTGCCGGCACACCGTTTCGACGGGGTCTTTCTGACCCAGCAGCAGCTGAATCAGCAACTGGCCGAGGGCCGGCTCGATTTTGTGGTGACCAACCCGGCCCATTATGTGCTGAGCCGCCACCAGGGGCTGAACTGGCTGGCATCCTGGCTGGATCCGCGTTTTGGCTCGGCCCGGGAAAGCGTGGCGGGCACCCTGCTGGTGCGGGCCGACAGTGGCCTGACAGCCAGCCATCAATTGTCCGGACGTCGGGTGGGGGCGGTGCACGAACAGGCCTTTGGCGGTTATTTGCTGGTGGCGGAGCAGTTGCGTCGCCGTGGGGTGGCGCTGGCCAGTGTCGATTTGCAGTTTCGCGGTTATCCGGTGGACGCGCTGATTTACCTGCTGCGCGACGGCGCCCTGGACGCGGCCATGGTGCCCGCCTGTACCCTGGAGCAAATGACCGAGGAAGGGCTGGTGAACCCGGCCGACTTCAGGGCGTTGCTGGTGCAGGCCGACACCCCTTGTGTCCGCTCCACCCCCCTGTATCCGGGCTGGAGCTTTGCCGCCGTCGACAGCCGGGACGAGACCCTGCTGCGGGACATCACCCAGGCCCTGCTGGCCATGAAGCAACAAGACCGGCCGCTGTGGGGCGCGCCCATTCGGCTGGATGAGGTGGAACAACTGCTGCGCAACTGGCAGCCGGACGCCGGCGAGGCGCCCACCTGGCAGATGTTGCGCCGGGTACTGCTGGGCTACTGGCAGTGGCTGGCGGGGCTGATGCTGGTATTGCTGGTGATTGCCTTGCACCATGTGCGAGTAACCCGCCTGCTGCTCAGGCGCACCGATGAGCGGGACCGCCTGCATGGCCTTATTCAGAGCCGGGAGCAGGAGCTGGCCCGGGCCCGTCAGGCCACCCTGCTGGGAGAAATGGCCACGGGGCTGGCCCATGAGTTGAACCAGCCGCTCTCGGCCATTCAGGCCTATGCCCAGGCCGGTGAGCTGATGACCAGTGAGCAGAGCAGCCGCGAAGTGTTCAATCATATCGTCGGCGAAACCGAGCGGGGGGCCGACATTATTCGCCGTTTTCGCCAGTGGGCCAGCCAGCCGCTGCCGGGGCCCGAGGCCTTTGCGCCCCAGGCGTTGTGCCGGGAGCTGGCCGAGCGGCTCACCCCCCGGGCCAATGCCGCCGGTGTGCGGCTGGACGTGCGTACGGACCAGGGCACGCTGTTGAGTGTACAGCCGGCGGTGGAGCAGATATTGTCCAACCTGTTGGGCAACAGCCTGGATGCCTTTGAGCGCCGACAGCGGGGCGGGCACGTGCTGCTCTGTGCCGTGCAGGAGGAGGACGGCTGGCGACTGACGGTGGAAGACGATGCCGGCGGCGTGTCGCCGGTGGTGATCGAGGCACTGGGCCATACCCTGCCCGCCAGCCGCATTCACGGCATGGGCATTGGTCTGCTGGTGAGCTACCGGCTGGCGCGTCGACTGGGTGGAAAGCTGACCCTGGCCAATGTGGACGAGGGGACTCGGTCTGAATTGTTTTTGCCTAAGGAGCACTAA
- a CDS encoding response regulator transcription factor: protein MHIYLLDDDPQVLAANGFLLKAMGFESTGWSEPTRFLEEFDGNAEAVLLLDLAMPEMDGLEVLAQLNRRQSPVAVVLLTGHGDVPQAVEAMKLGAVDFLEKPVDARRLAEVLARAKEQARELDARSQARQRVARLSAREHEVVSLVAQGLTNKAIAESLCVAVRTVEVHRASAMTKLEAANMAELLHCWQRYQG from the coding sequence ATGCACATTTACCTGCTGGACGACGATCCCCAGGTGCTGGCCGCCAACGGCTTTTTGCTCAAGGCCATGGGCTTTGAGAGCACCGGCTGGTCGGAGCCGACCCGGTTTCTGGAGGAGTTCGACGGCAATGCCGAAGCGGTGCTGTTGCTGGATCTGGCCATGCCGGAGATGGATGGGCTGGAGGTGCTGGCACAACTGAACCGCCGCCAGAGCCCGGTGGCGGTGGTGTTGCTCACCGGCCATGGCGATGTGCCCCAGGCGGTGGAAGCCATGAAGCTGGGGGCGGTGGACTTTCTGGAAAAACCGGTGGACGCCCGCCGGCTGGCGGAGGTGCTGGCCCGGGCCAAGGAGCAGGCCCGGGAGCTGGACGCCCGGTCACAGGCCCGGCAACGGGTTGCCCGTCTGTCGGCCCGGGAGCATGAGGTGGTGAGCCTGGTGGCCCAGGGGCTGACCAACAAGGCCATTGCCGAAAGCCTGTGCGTGGCGGTGCGCACCGTGGAGGTGCACCGGGCCTCGGCCATGACCAAGCTGGAAGCGGCCAACATGGCCGAGCTGCTGCACTGCTGGCAGCGGTATCAGGGGTAA
- the ruvX gene encoding Holliday junction resolvase RuvX codes for MSRTLLGFDYGLKSIGVAVGQELTASARPLLALKANDGVPNWEQIEKLLKEWQPALLVVGLPLNMDGTEQDISRRARKFANRLHGRFGLAVELQDERLTTTDARARLFEAGGYKALGKDAVDAVSAQLILESWMERRRDVET; via the coding sequence ATGAGCCGGACTCTGCTGGGCTTTGACTACGGCCTGAAAAGCATTGGAGTGGCGGTAGGCCAGGAGCTGACCGCCAGCGCCCGCCCGCTGCTGGCGCTGAAGGCCAACGACGGCGTGCCCAACTGGGAGCAGATTGAAAAACTGCTGAAGGAATGGCAGCCGGCGTTGCTGGTGGTGGGCCTGCCGCTGAACATGGACGGCACCGAGCAGGACATCAGCCGCCGGGCGCGCAAATTCGCCAACCGGCTGCATGGCCGCTTCGGCCTGGCGGTGGAGCTGCAGGACGAACGCCTGACCACCACCGACGCCCGGGCCCGGTTGTTTGAGGCCGGCGGCTACAAGGCCCTGGGCAAGGACGCGGTGGATGCGGTCTCGGCCCAGCTTATTCTTGAGTCCTGGATGGAAAGACGTAGAGACGTAGAGACGTAG
- a CDS encoding YqgE/AlgH family protein: MDSLEHHFLIAMPSLKDPFFAGSVTYICEHNEEGAMGLVINIPVDMQLHELLHQLELEPEDVPELDQPVLQGGPVSADRGFVLHTPVDGFGSSRRLSDELMITTSRDVLESLGTDEAPEKYLVALGYAGWTPGQLEQELVENSWLTVPADSSLIFDTPIGQRWHQAIGRLGIDSRQLSSQVGHA, from the coding sequence ATGGATTCACTGGAACATCACTTTCTCATCGCCATGCCCAGCCTCAAGGATCCCTTCTTTGCCGGCTCCGTGACCTACATCTGCGAGCATAACGAGGAAGGCGCCATGGGGCTGGTGATCAACATTCCGGTCGACATGCAGCTGCACGAGCTGCTGCACCAGCTGGAGCTGGAGCCCGAGGACGTGCCCGAGCTGGATCAGCCGGTGCTGCAGGGCGGCCCGGTGTCCGCCGACCGGGGCTTTGTGCTGCATACCCCGGTGGACGGCTTTGGCTCCAGCCGGCGGCTGTCCGACGAGCTGATGATCACCACCTCCCGGGACGTGCTGGAAAGCCTGGGCACCGACGAAGCGCCGGAAAAGTACCTGGTGGCGCTGGGCTACGCGGGCTGGACCCCGGGCCAGCTGGAGCAGGAGCTGGTGGAAAACAGCTGGCTGACGGTGCCCGCCGACAGCAGCCTGATTTTCGACACGCCCATTGGCCAGCGCTGGCACCAGGCCATTGGCCGCCTCGGCATTGACTCACGCCAGCTGTCGTCCCAGGTAGGTCACGCATGA
- the gshB gene encoding glutathione synthase, with translation MTIKLGIVMDPIQSINIKKDTSFAMLLEAQRRGYELWYMEMSDLSLRDGEAFGDMARLSVKEDASQWFSLGEPELKPLHSLDVILMRKDPPFDTEFIYATYLLERAEGEGVLIVNKPQSLRDANEKLYTAWFASHTPSTLVTRKAADIRAFHAEHKDIIMKPLDGMGGASIFRVKEDDPNLGVIIETLTEHGSRYCMVQTYLPAIKDGDKRVLVVDGEPVPYCLARIPQGGETRGNLAAGGRGEARPLSDSDRRIAEALGPVLKSKGLIFVGLDIIGDKLTEVNVTSPTCVREIEAAFPVNITGMLMDAIEKRLS, from the coding sequence ATGACCATTAAACTGGGAATCGTGATGGACCCCATTCAGTCCATCAACATCAAAAAAGACACCAGCTTCGCCATGCTGCTGGAAGCCCAGCGCCGGGGCTACGAGCTGTGGTACATGGAGATGAGCGATCTCAGCCTGCGCGACGGCGAAGCCTTTGGCGACATGGCCCGGTTGTCGGTGAAGGAAGATGCCAGCCAGTGGTTCAGCCTGGGCGAGCCCGAACTCAAACCGCTGCACAGCCTGGATGTGATCCTGATGCGCAAGGATCCGCCCTTTGACACCGAATTCATCTACGCCACCTACCTGCTGGAGCGGGCCGAGGGCGAAGGGGTGCTGATCGTCAACAAGCCCCAGAGCCTGCGCGACGCCAACGAAAAGCTCTACACCGCCTGGTTTGCCTCCCACACCCCCAGTACCCTGGTGACCCGCAAGGCCGCCGACATTCGCGCCTTTCACGCCGAGCACAAGGACATCATCATGAAGCCCCTGGATGGCATGGGCGGCGCCTCCATTTTCCGGGTGAAGGAAGACGATCCCAACCTGGGGGTGATCATCGAAACCCTCACCGAGCACGGCAGCCGCTACTGCATGGTGCAGACCTACCTGCCCGCCATCAAGGACGGCGACAAGCGGGTACTGGTGGTGGACGGCGAGCCGGTGCCCTACTGCCTGGCGCGCATTCCTCAGGGCGGCGAAACCCGGGGCAACCTGGCCGCCGGCGGCCGGGGCGAGGCCCGCCCCCTGAGTGACAGCGACCGCCGCATTGCCGAGGCGCTGGGGCCGGTGCTGAAGAGCAAGGGGCTTATCTTTGTCGGCCTCGACATCATCGGCGACAAGCTCACCGAAGTGAACGTGACCAGCCCCACCTGTGTGCGGGAAATCGAGGCCGCCTTCCCGGTCAACATTACCGGCATGCTGATGGACGCCATTGAAAAACGGCTATCCTGA
- the rsmE gene encoding 16S rRNA (uracil(1498)-N(3))-methyltransferase, with protein MRIPRIHEPGQLATGQELSLSEDGANHVGRVLRMQAGQPLVLFNGEGGQYAADIIEAGKKTVRVRIGAFSADEVESPLHFHLGQVVSRGEKMEFTIQKSVELGVNVITPLFSSRCGVKLTGERLEKKLQQWQKIAIAACEQCGRNRIPEIRPAMALAQWLAEDTDELKLNLHPRAEHSVNTLPAPEAGVRLLIGPEGGLSDEEIIAARQHGFIDILLGPRVLRTETAALTAITALQCRFGDLA; from the coding sequence ATGCGTATACCCCGAATCCATGAGCCGGGCCAGCTTGCCACCGGCCAGGAGCTGAGCCTGTCTGAGGATGGCGCCAACCACGTGGGTCGGGTGCTGCGCATGCAGGCCGGCCAGCCGCTGGTACTGTTCAACGGTGAAGGCGGCCAGTACGCCGCCGACATCATCGAGGCCGGCAAGAAGACGGTGCGGGTGCGCATCGGTGCCTTCAGCGCCGACGAGGTGGAATCACCCCTGCACTTTCACCTGGGCCAGGTGGTGAGCCGGGGCGAAAAGATGGAGTTCACCATTCAGAAGTCGGTGGAGCTCGGCGTCAACGTCATTACTCCGCTGTTTTCCAGCCGTTGCGGCGTCAAGCTCACCGGCGAACGGCTGGAGAAGAAACTGCAGCAGTGGCAGAAAATCGCCATCGCCGCCTGCGAGCAGTGCGGCCGCAACCGCATTCCCGAGATACGCCCGGCCATGGCCCTGGCCCAGTGGCTGGCGGAAGACACCGATGAGCTCAAGCTCAACCTACACCCCCGCGCCGAACACAGCGTCAACACCCTGCCCGCCCCCGAGGCTGGCGTGCGCCTGCTGATCGGCCCCGAAGGGGGGCTGTCGGACGAAGAAATCATCGCCGCCCGCCAGCACGGCTTTATTGATATACTGCTCGGACCGCGCGTACTGCGCACCGAAACCGCGGCGCTCACCGCCATTACCGCCCTGCAATGCCGATTTGGAGATCTCGCATGA
- a CDS encoding endonuclease, whose product MSFRQAKKVAPGIYNDNLKTFYCGCNIDTQGKKLVPDLAGCGYQVRKQQQRASRIEWEHVVPAWEFGHQRQCWQQGGRKNCTRKDELFRQMEGDLHNLVPAVGEVNGDRSNYRFSEWNGKPVQYGQCQMLVDFKGRKVQPPEQSRGAIARTYLYMQQQYRLKIARQQQKLFEAWNRQYPASPWECERDNRISRIQGNHNPFVQEQCKNYAYTPNP is encoded by the coding sequence ATGTCGTTTCGCCAGGCCAAAAAGGTGGCCCCGGGCATTTACAACGATAACCTTAAAACCTTTTATTGCGGCTGCAACATAGATACACAGGGTAAAAAACTGGTACCGGATCTGGCCGGTTGCGGCTACCAGGTGCGCAAACAGCAACAGCGTGCCAGCCGCATCGAGTGGGAGCACGTGGTGCCCGCCTGGGAATTCGGCCACCAGCGCCAGTGCTGGCAACAGGGCGGTCGCAAAAACTGCACCCGCAAGGACGAGCTGTTCCGGCAGATGGAAGGCGACCTGCACAACCTGGTGCCGGCGGTGGGCGAGGTGAACGGCGATCGCTCCAACTACCGTTTTTCCGAATGGAACGGCAAACCGGTACAATACGGTCAGTGTCAAATGCTGGTGGACTTCAAAGGCCGCAAGGTACAGCCACCGGAGCAAAGCCGGGGCGCCATTGCCCGCACCTATCTGTATATGCAGCAGCAGTACCGGCTGAAAATTGCCCGCCAGCAGCAAAAACTGTTTGAGGCCTGGAACCGGCAATACCCGGCCAGTCCCTGGGAGTGCGAGCGGGACAACCGCATCAGCCGCATTCAGGGCAATCACAACCCCTTTGTTCAGGAGCAATGCAAAAACTATGCGTATACCCCGAATCCATGA
- a CDS encoding peroxiredoxin encodes MIQSGHPLPQHDFTFITDSGKSSVDTHTLFANKKAVIFAVPGAFTPTCSQAHLPGFVALEDEFQRKGVALFCLSVNDAFVMRAWQQSQNAEAITMLADGDGAFTQALGLAKDTGTFGGLRAQRFALVVDNGVVTHVCVEAPGKLEVSSAEAMLKLV; translated from the coding sequence ATGATTCAGTCCGGTCACCCCCTGCCCCAGCACGACTTCACCTTTATTACCGACAGCGGCAAAAGCAGCGTCGACACCCACACTCTGTTTGCCAACAAAAAGGCGGTGATTTTCGCCGTACCCGGCGCCTTTACCCCCACCTGCTCCCAGGCGCATCTGCCGGGCTTTGTCGCGCTGGAAGACGAATTTCAACGCAAGGGTGTGGCGCTGTTCTGCCTGTCGGTCAACGACGCCTTCGTAATGCGCGCCTGGCAGCAAAGCCAGAACGCCGAGGCCATTACCATGCTGGCGGACGGCGACGGCGCCTTTACGCAAGCCCTGGGGCTGGCCAAGGACACCGGCACCTTTGGCGGCCTGCGTGCCCAGCGCTTTGCCCTGGTGGTGGACAACGGCGTGGTTACTCACGTCTGCGTGGAAGCCCCCGGCAAGCTGGAGGTGTCTTCCGCCGAGGCCATGCTGAAGCTCGTGTAA
- a CDS encoding SprT family zinc-dependent metalloprotease, with amino-acid sequence MKPDDSLFQQVQDRVTECLALAEHHTGRHFDPPLVRFNQRGRIAGSAWTERWELRFNPVLLADNAEHFLTDIVPHEVAHLVAFALHGRVRPHGREWQAIMTEVFGVEPRTRHRLNTAKVAPVFSYDCGCRIHKLSLRRHNSVLRGQKRYQCLHCGQPLTRVKASSKRKTP; translated from the coding sequence ATGAAACCTGACGATTCCCTTTTTCAGCAAGTACAAGACAGAGTCACCGAGTGCCTGGCCCTGGCCGAGCACCATACCGGCCGGCATTTTGATCCGCCACTGGTGCGCTTTAACCAGCGCGGCCGTATTGCCGGCTCTGCCTGGACCGAACGCTGGGAGCTGCGCTTTAATCCGGTGCTGCTGGCCGACAACGCCGAGCACTTCCTCACCGATATCGTGCCCCACGAGGTGGCCCACCTGGTGGCCTTTGCCCTGCACGGCCGGGTGCGCCCCCATGGCCGGGAATGGCAGGCCATCATGACAGAGGTGTTCGGCGTGGAGCCCCGCACCCGGCACCGGCTCAACACCGCGAAAGTCGCCCCGGTTTTCAGCTATGATTGCGGCTGCCGCATTCACAAGCTCAGCCTGCGCCGGCACAACAGCGTGCTGCGCGGCCAGAAACGCTACCAGTGCCTGCACTGCGGCCAGCCATTAACCCGAGTGAAAGCCTCATCCAAAAGGAAAACGCCATGA
- a CDS encoding IS110 family transposase, which translates to MNITLIGLDLAKNVIQICGVNQAGKAVFNRSVTRHKVLELLSQYPQVPIAMEACSGSNYWGRALQQRGHQVMLLPPQHVKPFVKGNKNDRNDAFAICEAARRPNMTFVPPRTLEQTDISLVHRLRERRIGERTRLINQLRGLLNEYGIVLAGGKETLKQAMPLLLEDASNELTPRARTYCCDILEEWQQLDEAIRCLDKDIEQQCRDNEACARLIDIRGVGAVTATAMVAFVGNGSQYRNARHFSANLGLVPKEHSSGGKQKLGSITKRGNGYLRKLLIQGAWSIIRHLNKATDRLSLWVKQLAERRGKQRAAVATANKLARIIWVMLFRQEHYRAA; encoded by the coding sequence ATGAACATTACGCTCATTGGTCTCGATTTGGCAAAGAATGTGATTCAGATTTGTGGTGTTAATCAAGCTGGCAAGGCGGTATTCAATCGCAGCGTGACCCGTCACAAGGTACTGGAGCTGCTTAGTCAGTACCCTCAGGTGCCCATTGCGATGGAAGCCTGCAGCGGCTCCAATTACTGGGGCAGAGCCCTGCAGCAGCGGGGACATCAGGTGATGTTGCTGCCGCCCCAGCATGTGAAACCCTTCGTCAAGGGGAACAAGAACGACCGTAATGATGCCTTTGCTATCTGTGAGGCGGCACGGCGCCCCAACATGACGTTTGTACCGCCGCGTACGCTGGAGCAGACCGACATCAGCCTGGTACACCGGCTGCGAGAGCGCCGCATCGGCGAGCGAACCCGGTTGATTAATCAGTTACGGGGCTTGCTCAATGAGTACGGCATCGTTCTGGCTGGCGGTAAAGAGACGTTAAAGCAAGCCATGCCCTTGCTGTTGGAGGATGCTAGTAACGAACTGACGCCACGGGCTCGGACCTATTGTTGTGACATCCTGGAAGAATGGCAGCAACTGGATGAGGCTATTCGGTGCCTGGATAAAGACATCGAACAGCAATGTCGCGATAACGAGGCCTGCGCCCGACTCATTGACATTCGAGGTGTAGGCGCGGTGACCGCGACCGCCATGGTCGCCTTTGTCGGCAACGGCAGTCAGTACCGCAATGCCCGGCACTTTTCTGCCAACCTGGGGCTGGTACCGAAAGAGCATTCCAGTGGCGGCAAACAAAAGCTGGGCAGTATCACCAAGCGTGGTAATGGGTACTTGCGCAAGCTGTTGATACAAGGTGCCTGGTCGATTATCCGGCACCTGAACAAGGCCACCGACCGGTTATCGCTGTGGGTCAAACAGCTGGCCGAGCGCAGAGGCAAGCAACGCGCTGCGGTGGCCACGGCCAACAAGCTGGCACGGATTATCTGGGTCATGCTGTTCAGGCAGGAGCACTATCGGGCAGCCTGA
- the metK gene encoding methionine adenosyltransferase — MARLFTSESVSEGHPDKIADQISDAVLDAIIKQDPKARVACETYVKTGMVIVGGEISTSAWVDIEELARRTVRDIGYTSSDMGFDGDSCAVLNAIGKQSPDIAMGVDRKDEDPYAQGAGDQGLMFGYASNETDVLMPAPVTYAHRLVKRQAHVRKAKELPWLRPDAKSQVTFVYDDGKPVAIDTVVLSTQHSPDIDQATLREAVMELIIKPVLPAEWLSKDTKYHINPTGQFIIGGPMGDCGLTGRKIIVDTYGGMARHGGGAFSGKDPSKVDRSAAYAARYVAKNIVAAGLADRCEIQVSYAIGVAEPTSISVETFGTGKVSEELIDALVREHFDLRPYGLIQMLDLNRPIYQATAAYGHFGRDEFPWEATDKAALLRDAAGLK; from the coding sequence ATGGCCAGACTGTTTACCTCCGAGTCCGTGTCCGAAGGTCATCCCGACAAGATTGCCGACCAGATCTCCGATGCGGTCCTCGACGCCATCATCAAGCAGGACCCCAAGGCTCGCGTGGCCTGCGAAACCTACGTCAAGACCGGCATGGTCATCGTGGGCGGCGAAATCTCCACCAGCGCCTGGGTCGACATCGAAGAGCTGGCCCGCCGCACCGTACGCGACATTGGCTACACCAGCTCCGACATGGGCTTTGACGGTGACAGCTGCGCCGTGCTCAACGCCATCGGCAAACAGTCTCCCGACATCGCCATGGGCGTGGATCGCAAAGACGAAGACCCTTACGCTCAGGGTGCCGGCGACCAGGGCCTGATGTTCGGTTACGCCTCCAACGAAACCGATGTACTGATGCCCGCCCCGGTCACCTACGCCCACCGTCTGGTGAAGCGCCAGGCCCATGTGCGCAAGGCCAAGGAGCTGCCCTGGCTGCGTCCGGACGCCAAGTCCCAGGTCACCTTTGTTTACGACGACGGCAAGCCGGTGGCCATCGACACCGTGGTGCTGTCCACCCAGCACAGCCCCGACATCGATCAGGCCACCCTGCGCGAAGCGGTGATGGAGCTGATCATCAAGCCGGTGCTGCCCGCCGAATGGCTGAGCAAGGACACCAAGTACCACATCAACCCCACCGGCCAGTTTATTATCGGCGGCCCCATGGGTGACTGTGGCCTGACCGGCCGCAAGATCATCGTCGACACCTACGGCGGCATGGCCCGCCACGGTGGTGGTGCCTTCTCCGGCAAGGATCCGTCCAAGGTGGATCGCTCCGCCGCCTACGCCGCCCGCTACGTGGCCAAAAACATCGTGGCCGCCGGTCTGGCGGATCGCTGTGAAATTCAGGTGTCCTACGCCATCGGTGTGGCCGAGCCCACCTCCATCAGCGTGGAAACCTTCGGCACCGGCAAGGTATCCGAAGAACTCATCGACGCCCTGGTGCGCGAGCACTTCGACCTGCGCCCCTATGGCCTCATTCAGATGCTGGATCTGAACCGTCCCATCTACCAGGCCACCGCCGCCTACGGCCACTTCGGCCGGGACGAGTTCCCCTGGGAGGCCACCGACAAGGCCGCCCTGCTGCGCGACGCCGCCGGCCTGAAGTAA